Proteins encoded together in one Streptomyces sp. NA04227 window:
- a CDS encoding MaoC family dehydratase has product MQFGRTYEEFEVGAVYKHWPGKTVTEYDDHLFCLLTMNHHPLHMDTNYAEKTTDFGKNVVVGNYIYSLLLGMSVPDVSGKAIANLEIESLRHVAPTFHGDTIYGETTVLDKTPSKSKNDRGIVYVETKGYKQDGTLVCVFRRKVMVPTETYIKERGGEQPGRPELVEKKK; this is encoded by the coding sequence ATGCAGTTCGGACGCACCTACGAAGAGTTCGAGGTCGGCGCGGTCTACAAGCACTGGCCCGGAAAGACGGTCACCGAGTACGACGACCACCTCTTCTGCCTGCTGACGATGAACCACCACCCCCTCCACATGGACACCAACTATGCGGAGAAGACGACGGACTTCGGCAAGAACGTCGTCGTCGGGAACTACATCTACTCGCTGCTGCTCGGCATGTCGGTGCCGGACGTCTCCGGCAAGGCCATCGCCAACCTGGAGATCGAGTCGCTGCGCCATGTCGCGCCGACCTTCCACGGCGACACCATCTACGGCGAGACCACGGTCCTGGACAAGACCCCGTCGAAGTCCAAGAACGACCGCGGCATCGTGTACGTCGAGACCAAGGGCTACAAGCAGGACGGCACCCTGGTGTGCGTGTTCCGCCGCAAGGTGATGGTCCCGACCGAGACGTACATCAAGGAGCGCGGCGGCGAGCAGCCGGGCCGCCCGGAGCTTGTGGAGAAGAAGAAGTAA
- a CDS encoding CoA ester lyase, protein MTVNRLRPRRSCLAVPGSNPRFLEKAQGLPADQVFLDLEDACAPLAKPDARHNIVKVLNEGDWTGKTRVVRVNDWTTHWTYRDVVTVVEGAGPNLDCIMLPKVQDAEQVVALDLLLTQIEKTMGFEVGKIGIEAQIENAKGLVNVDAIAAASPRLETIIFGPADFMASINMKSLVVGEQPPGYTADAYHYILMRILMAARMHDLQAIDGPYLQIKNVDGYREVAGRSAALGFDGKWVLHPGQVDAANEIYSPSQEDFDHAELILDAYDYYTSEAGGKKGSAMLGDEMIDEASRKMALVISGKGRAAGMQRTSKFEAPEA, encoded by the coding sequence ATGACTGTCAACCGCCTTCGCCCCCGCCGTTCCTGTCTGGCGGTGCCCGGGTCCAACCCGCGCTTCCTGGAGAAGGCCCAGGGTCTCCCGGCCGACCAGGTCTTCCTCGACCTCGAGGACGCCTGCGCGCCGCTGGCGAAGCCGGACGCCCGGCACAACATCGTCAAGGTGCTCAACGAGGGTGACTGGACCGGCAAGACGCGCGTGGTGCGCGTCAACGACTGGACCACGCACTGGACGTACCGCGACGTCGTGACCGTCGTCGAGGGCGCGGGCCCCAACCTCGACTGCATCATGCTGCCGAAGGTCCAGGACGCCGAGCAGGTGGTCGCGCTCGACCTGCTGCTCACCCAGATCGAGAAGACCATGGGCTTCGAGGTCGGCAAGATCGGCATCGAGGCGCAGATCGAGAACGCCAAGGGTCTGGTGAACGTCGACGCGATCGCCGCCGCCTCGCCGCGTCTGGAGACCATCATCTTCGGCCCGGCCGACTTCATGGCCTCCATCAACATGAAGTCCCTGGTGGTCGGCGAGCAGCCGCCCGGCTACACCGCCGACGCGTACCACTACATCCTGATGCGCATCCTGATGGCCGCCCGGATGCACGACCTCCAGGCGATCGACGGTCCCTACCTGCAGATCAAGAACGTCGACGGCTACCGCGAGGTCGCCGGCCGCAGCGCCGCGCTCGGCTTCGACGGCAAGTGGGTGCTGCACCCCGGCCAGGTCGACGCGGCCAACGAGATCTACTCGCCCTCGCAGGAGGACTTCGACCACGCCGAGCTGATCCTCGACGCGTACGACTACTACACCTCCGAGGCGGGCGGCAAGAAAGGCTCCGCCATGCTCGGTGACGAGATGATCGACGAGGCCAGCCGCAAGATGGCGCTCGTGATCTCCGGCAAGGGCCGGGCGGCCGGCATGCAGCGCACGTCCAAGTTCGAAGCCCCGGAGGCCTGA
- a CDS encoding acyl-CoA dehydrogenase family protein: MSRLAQTHGLTDVQQEILSTVRDFVDKEIIPVATELEHRDEYPQQIVDGLKELGLFGLMIPEEYGGLGESLLTYALCVEEIARGWMSVSGIINTHFIVAYMLKQHGTQEQKDHFLPRMALGEVRGAFSMSEPALGSDVSAISSKAVKDGDEYVLNGQKMWLTNGGTSTLVAVLTRSDEGHPEGTAPHKSMTTFLVEKEPGFGEVRPGLTIPGKIDKMGYKGVDTTELIMDNLRIPANRVLGGETGRGFYHMMDGVEVGRVNVAARGCGVAQRAFELGVAYAQQRQTFGKVIAKHQAIQFKLAEMATKVEAAHAMMVNAARKKDSGERNDLEAGMAKYLASEYCKEVVEDAFRIHGGYGFSKEYEIERLYREAPMLLIGEGTAEIQKMIIGRRLLEEYRLQG; this comes from the coding sequence ATGAGCCGACTCGCCCAGACCCACGGCCTGACCGACGTCCAGCAGGAAATCCTGTCGACGGTACGGGACTTCGTGGACAAGGAGATCATCCCGGTCGCGACGGAGCTTGAGCACCGCGACGAGTACCCGCAGCAGATCGTCGACGGCCTGAAGGAACTCGGCCTGTTCGGTCTGATGATCCCCGAGGAGTACGGGGGTCTGGGCGAGTCGCTCCTCACCTACGCGCTGTGCGTGGAGGAGATCGCCCGTGGCTGGATGTCGGTCTCCGGCATCATCAACACCCACTTCATCGTGGCGTACATGCTCAAGCAGCACGGCACCCAGGAGCAGAAGGACCACTTCCTGCCGCGGATGGCGCTCGGCGAGGTGCGTGGCGCGTTCTCGATGTCCGAGCCCGCCCTCGGCTCCGACGTCTCGGCCATTTCCTCCAAGGCGGTCAAGGACGGCGACGAGTACGTCCTCAACGGCCAGAAGATGTGGCTGACCAACGGCGGCACGTCGACCCTCGTGGCGGTTCTCACACGGTCCGACGAGGGCCACCCGGAGGGCACCGCCCCGCACAAGTCGATGACGACCTTCCTGGTCGAGAAGGAGCCGGGCTTCGGCGAGGTCCGTCCGGGCCTGACCATCCCCGGCAAGATCGACAAGATGGGCTACAAGGGCGTCGACACGACCGAGCTCATCATGGACAACCTCCGGATTCCGGCCAATCGCGTACTCGGCGGCGAGACCGGCCGTGGTTTCTACCACATGATGGACGGCGTCGAAGTGGGCCGCGTCAACGTCGCGGCGCGTGGCTGCGGTGTCGCTCAGCGTGCATTTGAGCTGGGTGTGGCATACGCGCAGCAGCGTCAGACCTTCGGCAAGGTCATCGCGAAGCACCAGGCCATCCAGTTCAAGCTGGCCGAAATGGCTACCAAGGTCGAAGCGGCCCATGCCATGATGGTGAACGCAGCACGCAAAAAGGACTCCGGGGAGCGAAACGACCTCGAAGCAGGGATGGCGAAGTACCTCGCCTCCGAGTACTGCAAGGAGGTCGTCGAGGACGCCTTCCGGATCCACGGCGGCTACGGCTTCTCCAAGGAGTACGAGATCGAGCGCCTCTACCGCGAGGCTCCGATGCTGCTGATCGGTGAAGGTACCGCCGAGATCCAAAAAATGATCATTGGTCGTCGGCTGCTCGAGGAGTATCGACTGCAGGGTTAG
- a CDS encoding phosphatidylserine decarboxylase, which produces MPHSPISAPSDSLAGVRLARGASPWLLPTVATAALSLARSRRSKKAAALAVPATALAAGMLWFFRDPEREIARGRVISPADGVVQSIMPWKDGRTRVAIFMSPLNVHVNRAPLAGTVTSVEHIPGGFVPAFNKESENNERVVWHFDTELGDIEMIQIAGAVARRIVPYVPAGTKVEQGERIGLIRFGSRVDIYLPEGVDIAVEVGEKTTAGVTRIDRD; this is translated from the coding sequence ATGCCCCACAGCCCTATCTCTGCACCAAGCGACAGCCTCGCCGGCGTACGTCTCGCGCGCGGAGCATCGCCGTGGCTCCTGCCCACCGTGGCCACCGCCGCGCTGAGTCTGGCGCGCTCGCGCCGTTCGAAGAAGGCCGCGGCGCTGGCCGTGCCCGCCACCGCACTCGCCGCCGGCATGCTGTGGTTCTTCCGGGACCCCGAGCGCGAGATCGCCCGGGGCAGGGTGATCTCCCCCGCCGACGGCGTGGTGCAGAGCATCATGCCGTGGAAGGACGGACGCACCCGCGTCGCGATCTTCATGAGCCCCCTGAACGTCCACGTGAACCGCGCTCCGCTGGCCGGGACCGTGACCTCCGTGGAGCACATCCCCGGTGGCTTCGTTCCCGCCTTCAACAAGGAGAGCGAGAACAACGAGCGCGTCGTCTGGCACTTCGACACCGAGCTCGGTGACATCGAGATGATCCAGATCGCGGGGGCCGTGGCCCGCCGCATCGTGCCGTACGTGCCCGCGGGCACCAAGGTCGAGCAGGGTGAGCGGATCGGTCTGATCCGCTTCGGCTCGCGAGTCGACATCTACCTCCCGGAGGGAGTCGACATCGCGGTCGAGGTCGGCGAGAAGACGACAGCTGGGGTGACTCGAATTGACCGTGATTGA
- the pssA gene encoding CDP-diacylglycerol--serine O-phosphatidyltransferase, whose product MPEAEAEDDSEEMPLSLRLSIADALTLGNATCGFMAVYFTTTGILIPHLTGSTETGMARHSAATAVILMLCAAVFDLFDGLVARKLRSSPMGAELDNLSDLISFGLAPAYFVLVYGMVAEDASQRVAAVGAIVVLLAVVLRLARFSCVTVKDGMFQGMPSPFGALTVVSIVLLELPFAATLLAIIGTAWLMVSRVEYPKPRGPLAIAMLAWIATAMTLLSAWAFDAPGGQLLLQTGCSLQLVVGAVIPVFATARRVNNFRDNRREARAAQLP is encoded by the coding sequence GTGCCCGAGGCCGAGGCGGAGGACGACTCCGAGGAAATGCCCCTGTCGCTGCGTCTGTCGATAGCGGACGCCCTGACCCTGGGCAATGCCACCTGTGGCTTCATGGCCGTGTACTTCACGACCACCGGCATCCTGATCCCGCATCTGACCGGCAGCACCGAGACCGGTATGGCCCGGCACTCCGCGGCCACCGCCGTGATCCTGATGCTGTGCGCCGCGGTCTTCGACCTGTTCGACGGCCTGGTGGCGCGCAAGCTGCGCAGCTCGCCGATGGGTGCCGAGCTGGACAACCTCTCGGACCTGATCAGCTTCGGTCTGGCGCCCGCCTACTTCGTGCTCGTGTACGGCATGGTCGCCGAGGACGCCTCGCAGCGGGTGGCCGCCGTGGGCGCCATCGTGGTGCTTCTGGCGGTGGTGCTCAGGCTTGCGCGCTTCTCGTGCGTGACCGTGAAGGACGGCATGTTCCAGGGCATGCCGAGCCCGTTCGGTGCGCTCACGGTCGTCTCGATCGTGCTGCTTGAACTCCCGTTCGCGGCCACGCTCCTGGCGATCATCGGTACCGCCTGGCTGATGGTGAGCCGGGTCGAGTACCCCAAGCCGCGCGGCCCACTGGCGATCGCGATGCTGGCCTGGATCGCCACCGCCATGACCCTGCTCTCCGCCTGGGCCTTCGACGCCCCCGGCGGTCAGCTGCTGCTGCAGACGGGCTGCTCGCTGCAGCTCGTGGTCGGCGCGGTGATCCCGGTGTTCGCGACCGCTCGCCGTGTGAACAACTTCCGCGACAACAGGCGCGAGGCGCGCGCGGCCCAGCTGCCGTAG
- a CDS encoding DNA-3-methyladenine glycosylase 2 family protein — MHTDTERCLRAVRSKDARFDGWFFTAVVTTGIYCRPSCPVVPPKPANMRFHPSAAACQQAGFRACKRCRPDTSPGSPEWNQRADLVARAMRLIAEGVVDREGVPGLAARLGYSSRQIERQLLAELGAGPLALARAQRAQTARLLIETTALPMADIAFAAGFASIRTFNETVREVFALSPSELRARAPRAAATPGALSLRLPFRGPLCPDNLFGHLVATAVPGVEEWHAGAYRRTLQLPYGHGIVALTPTPDHIACRLTLTDQRDLTVAISRCRRLLDLDADPVAVDEQLSADPLLAPLVAKAPGRRVPRTVDEEEFAVRAVLGQQVSTAAARTHAARLVTAHGEPIEDPEGNLTHLFPDAESLAALDPESLALPRSRRRTLTTLVDSLATRSLRLGAGSDWTEARDRLTGLPGFGPWTVEVIAMRALGDPDAFPATDLGVRRAAGELGLPATPAALTARAARWRPWRAYAVQYLWATDDHPINVLPV; from the coding sequence ATGCACACCGACACCGAACGCTGCCTGCGCGCCGTACGGTCCAAGGACGCCCGCTTCGACGGCTGGTTCTTCACGGCCGTGGTCACCACCGGCATCTACTGCCGTCCGAGCTGCCCCGTGGTGCCGCCCAAGCCGGCGAACATGCGATTCCATCCGAGCGCGGCCGCCTGCCAGCAGGCCGGGTTCCGGGCCTGCAAGCGCTGCCGCCCCGACACCAGCCCCGGCTCCCCGGAGTGGAACCAGCGCGCGGACCTGGTGGCCCGCGCCATGCGGCTGATCGCCGAGGGCGTGGTGGACCGCGAGGGCGTTCCCGGCCTGGCCGCCCGGCTCGGCTACAGCAGTCGCCAGATCGAGCGCCAGCTCCTCGCGGAACTCGGCGCGGGACCGCTCGCCCTGGCCCGCGCCCAGCGTGCCCAGACCGCGCGCCTGCTCATCGAGACCACTGCACTGCCGATGGCCGACATCGCCTTCGCCGCCGGCTTCGCCTCCATCCGCACCTTCAACGAGACGGTGCGCGAGGTTTTCGCTCTCTCGCCGAGCGAGCTGCGCGCCCGCGCCCCGCGCGCGGCCGCCACCCCCGGCGCCCTCTCCCTGCGGCTGCCGTTCCGCGGCCCGCTCTGCCCGGACAACCTCTTCGGCCACTTGGTCGCGACCGCGGTGCCCGGAGTCGAGGAGTGGCACGCGGGCGCCTATCGCCGCACCCTTCAACTCCCTTACGGGCACGGCATCGTGGCGCTCACCCCGACGCCGGACCACATCGCCTGCCGTCTCACGCTGACCGACCAGCGCGATCTGACCGTGGCCATCAGCCGATGCCGTCGGCTGCTCGACCTGGACGCCGACCCCGTCGCCGTGGACGAACAGCTGTCCGCCGACCCGCTGCTCGCCCCGCTGGTCGCCAAGGCGCCGGGGCGCCGGGTGCCGCGCACGGTGGACGAGGAGGAGTTCGCCGTACGGGCCGTGCTCGGCCAGCAGGTGTCCACCGCAGCCGCGCGTACCCACGCCGCCCGGCTGGTCACGGCGCACGGCGAGCCGATCGAGGATCCCGAGGGCAATCTGACCCATCTCTTCCCGGACGCCGAGTCGCTCGCCGCCCTGGACCCCGAGTCCCTCGCCCTGCCGCGCAGCAGACGCCGGACCCTGACCACCCTGGTGGACTCGCTGGCCACACGCAGCCTGCGGCTCGGCGCCGGGAGCGACTGGACCGAGGCGCGCGACCGGCTCACCGGGCTGCCCGGCTTCGGCCCCTGGACCGTGGAGGTGATCGCGATGCGCGCGCTCGGCGACCCCGACGCGTTCCCGGCGACCGACCTGGGAGTCCGCCGCGCCGCCGGGGAACTCGGCCTGCCCGCGACCCCGGCCGCGCTCACCGCCCGCGCCGCCCGCTGGCGCCCCTGGCGCGCCTACGCGGTCCAGTACCTCTGGGCGACCGACGACCACCCGATCAACGTGCTGCCGGTCTGA
- a CDS encoding Sir2 family NAD-dependent protein deacetylase, which yields MVAILSGAGISTDSGIPDYRGPQGLWRRDPDAEKLVTYDYYMNDPDIRRRSWQMRRDSPTLAARPNAAHRAVAELEAAGAPVRVITQNVDGLHQLAGLPARKVLELHGSARSVVCTGCGAGSSLKDALARVAAGEDDPPCLDCGGILKTATVMFGQSLDPDVLAEAVAVTRACEVFLAVGTSLQVQPAAGLAGLAADHGARLVIVNAEPTPYDELADEVVREPIGTALPRLLKELAVPAT from the coding sequence ATGGTCGCCATCCTCAGCGGGGCGGGTATCTCCACGGACTCCGGGATCCCGGACTACCGCGGGCCGCAAGGGCTTTGGCGGCGCGACCCCGACGCGGAGAAGCTCGTCACGTACGACTACTACATGAACGACCCCGACATCAGGCGCCGTTCCTGGCAGATGCGCCGCGACAGCCCCACGCTCGCCGCGCGACCGAACGCCGCACACCGGGCCGTCGCCGAGCTGGAGGCCGCGGGCGCCCCGGTCCGGGTCATCACGCAGAACGTGGACGGGCTGCACCAGTTGGCCGGGCTGCCCGCCCGCAAGGTGCTCGAACTCCACGGCAGCGCACGGTCGGTGGTGTGCACCGGCTGCGGCGCGGGGTCCTCGCTCAAGGACGCCCTGGCCCGGGTCGCGGCGGGCGAGGACGACCCGCCCTGCCTGGACTGCGGCGGCATTCTCAAGACCGCGACCGTGATGTTCGGGCAGAGCCTGGACCCCGACGTCCTGGCCGAGGCCGTGGCGGTGACCCGGGCCTGCGAGGTCTTCCTCGCCGTCGGTACCAGCCTCCAAGTGCAACCCGCCGCCGGTCTGGCGGGCCTCGCCGCCGACCACGGGGCGCGCCTGGTCATCGTCAACGCCGAGCCCACCCCGTACGACGAACTCGCGGACGAGGTCGTGCGCGAGCCCATCGGTACGGCGCTGCCGAGACTGCTCAAGGAGCTTGCCGTTCCGGCGACTTGA
- a CDS encoding glycerate kinase, producing the protein MGEGERDERRQRTGTHVLIAADKFKGTLTAAEVAAHVRTGLLRAEPSLRVEALPVADGGDGTVDAALAAGYTCREVRVTGPLGDGVTARYALREGTAVLEMAEASGLRLLPPGHFAPLTATTYGTGELVRAALDAGATRLVLGVGGSATTDAGTGMLTALGVRFTDAQGAALPPGGGALARLAAVDLTGLDARLSGVDIVLASDVDNPLTGPRGAAHVYGPQKGADPGQVELLDAALGHCAEILGRALGPAAGALEHTPGAGAAGGVGYGALAGLGARFRPGIEVLLDVLGFDAALARADLVITGEGSLDAQTLHGKAPAGVAAAARAAGREVVAVCGRLALSRDQLVAAGISRAYALTGIEPDLARCLAEPGPLLERLGERVAYDFVRPPRSA; encoded by the coding sequence GTGGGCGAGGGCGAGCGAGACGAACGGCGGCAGCGGACGGGCACCCATGTCCTCATCGCCGCGGACAAGTTCAAGGGCACGCTCACCGCGGCCGAAGTGGCCGCCCATGTGCGTACCGGACTGCTGCGGGCCGAACCGTCCCTGCGCGTCGAGGCGCTTCCGGTCGCCGACGGCGGGGACGGAACGGTCGACGCGGCCCTCGCCGCGGGCTACACCTGCCGCGAGGTGCGGGTCACCGGCCCGCTCGGCGACGGCGTCACGGCACGGTACGCGCTGCGCGAGGGCACCGCCGTCCTCGAAATGGCCGAGGCCTCCGGACTGCGCCTGCTGCCACCCGGACACTTCGCGCCACTCACCGCCACCACCTACGGCACCGGTGAACTCGTCCGCGCCGCCCTGGACGCGGGAGCCACCCGGCTCGTCCTGGGCGTCGGCGGCAGCGCCACCACCGACGCCGGAACGGGCATGCTCACCGCACTCGGCGTCCGCTTCACCGACGCCCAGGGCGCCGCGCTGCCCCCGGGCGGCGGCGCCCTCGCGCGCCTCGCGGCCGTCGACCTCACGGGCCTCGACGCCCGCCTGTCCGGGGTGGACATCGTCCTCGCCAGCGACGTCGACAACCCGCTGACCGGCCCCCGAGGCGCTGCGCATGTCTACGGGCCGCAGAAGGGCGCCGACCCTGGTCAGGTGGAACTCCTCGACGCGGCGCTCGGCCACTGCGCCGAGATCCTCGGCCGCGCCCTCGGACCGGCTGCCGGAGCGCTGGAGCACACCCCGGGCGCCGGGGCCGCGGGCGGTGTCGGTTACGGGGCGCTGGCCGGGCTCGGCGCTCGGTTCAGGCCCGGCATCGAGGTACTGCTCGACGTGCTCGGATTCGACGCGGCGCTCGCCCGGGCCGACCTGGTGATCACCGGGGAGGGCTCGCTCGACGCACAGACCCTGCACGGCAAGGCACCGGCCGGAGTGGCGGCGGCGGCCCGGGCCGCGGGGCGGGAGGTGGTCGCGGTGTGCGGGCGGCTCGCGCTGAGCCGGGACCAGCTCGTCGCAGCCGGTATCTCCCGCGCGTACGCGCTCACCGGCATCGAGCCCGACCTCGCGCGTTGTCTGGCCGAGCCGGGACCGCTCCTGGAACGGCTCGGGGAGCGCGTGGCGTACGACTTCGTGCGACCGCCGCGGAGCGCTTGA
- a CDS encoding phosphocholine-specific phospholipase C: protein MTGINRRRFMQLAGGTAAMTALTATIAKAAAIPANRRTNSLEDIEHIVVLMQENRSFDHYYGALRGVRGFGDPRPVKLPNNRPVWYQSDGTKEIPPFRPDTDDLGMKFIEGLNHDWDGGHAAFNNGNYDKWIPAKGGGTMAHLTREDIPFHYALADAFTICDAYHCSLMTATDPNRYYMWSGYCGNDGTGGGPVIDNAEKGYGWKTYPERLEEAGVSWKIYQDIGDGLDAAGKWGWIDDAYRGNYGDNSLLYFNSYREAQPGNPLYDKARTGTNAKAGDGYFDILKADVTSGKLPQISWVVAPEAFTEHPNWPANYGAWYIAQVLEALTADPEVWSKTALLITFDENDGYFDHVVPPYAPKDANEGLSTVGVEGEYYTPKGGAKYVPGHYGLGQRVPMLVVSPWSTGGYVCSQTFDHTSILQFMEQRFGVQEPNISAWRRAVCGDLTAAFDFSRADGNVPELPDTDAYEPPDHERHESYVPPVPAQGKLPAQESGRRPARALPYDLAVDARTADDPKRFRLDFASHGKAGAHFHVTSDIRSDAPWVYTVGAGDTLSDTWATDSGKGGAYDLTVHGPSGLYRRFKGRVSQQGPEVTARHEASSGRVRIKLTQRGTATVTVTLKDAYAGNAATTYTLKPGASVEHLTREVEHGWYDVTVTSGHDAEYQRRYAGHVETGSPSTSDPALGA from the coding sequence ATGACCGGCATCAATCGACGGCGCTTCATGCAGCTCGCCGGCGGCACCGCCGCCATGACGGCCCTCACGGCCACCATCGCCAAGGCCGCCGCGATCCCGGCGAACCGCAGGACCAACTCCCTCGAGGACATCGAGCACATCGTCGTGCTGATGCAGGAGAACCGGTCCTTCGACCACTACTACGGCGCGCTGCGCGGCGTCCGCGGCTTCGGCGACCCGAGGCCGGTGAAGCTGCCCAACAACCGCCCGGTCTGGTACCAGTCGGACGGCACGAAGGAGATCCCGCCGTTCCGCCCCGACACCGACGACCTCGGCATGAAGTTCATCGAGGGACTCAACCACGACTGGGACGGCGGCCACGCCGCCTTCAACAACGGCAACTACGACAAATGGATCCCCGCCAAGGGCGGCGGCACGATGGCCCACCTCACCCGTGAGGACATCCCCTTCCACTACGCCCTCGCCGACGCCTTCACCATCTGCGACGCCTACCACTGCTCGCTGATGACCGCCACCGACCCCAACCGCTACTACATGTGGTCCGGTTACTGCGGCAATGACGGCACCGGCGGCGGCCCGGTCATCGACAACGCCGAGAAGGGCTACGGCTGGAAGACCTACCCCGAGCGCCTGGAAGAGGCGGGCGTCTCCTGGAAGATCTACCAGGACATCGGTGACGGTCTCGACGCGGCGGGCAAGTGGGGCTGGATCGACGACGCCTACCGGGGCAACTACGGCGACAACTCGCTGCTGTACTTCAACAGTTACCGCGAGGCCCAGCCCGGCAACCCGCTGTACGACAAGGCCCGCACCGGCACCAACGCCAAGGCGGGCGACGGCTACTTCGACATCCTCAAGGCCGACGTCACGAGCGGCAAGCTCCCGCAGATCTCCTGGGTCGTCGCGCCCGAGGCCTTCACCGAGCACCCCAACTGGCCCGCGAACTACGGTGCTTGGTACATCGCCCAGGTCCTGGAGGCACTCACCGCCGACCCCGAGGTGTGGAGCAAGACCGCGCTCCTGATCACCTTCGACGAGAACGACGGCTACTTCGACCACGTCGTTCCGCCGTACGCGCCCAAGGACGCGAACGAGGGCCTGTCCACGGTCGGCGTGGAAGGGGAGTACTACACCCCGAAGGGCGGCGCGAAGTACGTGCCCGGGCACTACGGCCTCGGGCAGCGGGTGCCGATGCTGGTCGTCTCACCCTGGAGCACCGGCGGCTATGTCTGCTCGCAGACCTTCGACCACACCTCGATCCTCCAGTTCATGGAGCAGCGCTTCGGGGTGCAGGAGCCGAACATCTCGGCCTGGCGCCGCGCGGTCTGCGGCGACCTGACCGCCGCCTTCGACTTCTCGCGCGCCGACGGCAACGTGCCCGAACTGCCGGACACGGACGCCTACGAGCCGCCGGACCACGAGCGCCACGAGTCGTACGTGCCGCCGGTCCCGGCCCAGGGCAAGCTGCCCGCGCAGGAGTCCGGACGGCGCCCGGCCCGTGCCCTGCCGTACGACCTGGCGGTGGACGCCAGGACCGCCGACGACCCCAAGCGGTTCCGCCTCGACTTCGCCAGCCATGGCAAGGCGGGCGCCCACTTCCACGTCACCTCCGACATCCGCAGTGACGCGCCGTGGGTGTACACCGTCGGCGCCGGGGACACCCTGTCCGACACCTGGGCCACCGACTCCGGCAAGGGCGGCGCGTACGACCTCACCGTGCACGGACCCAGTGGTCTCTACCGGCGCTTCAAGGGGCGTGTCAGCCAGCAGGGCCCGGAAGTCACCGCACGGCACGAGGCGAGCAGCGGTCGCGTCCGTATCAAGCTGACCCAGCGCGGCACCGCCACCGTCACGGTCACGCTCAAGGACGCGTACGCGGGCAACGCCGCGACCACGTACACGCTCAAGCCCGGTGCGAGCGTCGAGCACCTGACGCGCGAGGTCGAGCACGGCTGGTACGACGTGACGGTCACCTCCGGCCACGACGCCGAGTACCAGCGCCGGTACGCGGGCCACGTCGAGACCGGCAGCCCGAGCACCAGCGATCCGGCCCTCGGAGCCTGA
- a CDS encoding methylated-DNA--[protein]-cysteine S-methyltransferase, whose translation MKQYTVTDPDGPCGALTLVATDGVLSGLYMTDQRHRPPQESFGHPDPEPFTEALAQLEAYFAGELKEFDLELALAGTEFQQSVWRELTRIPYGETRTYGQLAAALGKPNASRAVGLANGKNPVGIIVPCHRVIGADGSLTGYGGGLERKRGLLDFERGAVLF comes from the coding sequence GTGAAGCAGTACACCGTCACCGATCCCGACGGCCCCTGCGGCGCGCTCACACTCGTGGCCACCGACGGAGTGCTGAGCGGCCTGTACATGACCGATCAGCGCCACCGGCCCCCGCAGGAGTCGTTCGGGCACCCCGACCCCGAGCCGTTCACCGAGGCGCTGGCCCAGCTGGAGGCGTACTTCGCCGGTGAACTCAAGGAATTCGACCTGGAGTTGGCCCTTGCGGGCACCGAGTTCCAGCAATCGGTCTGGCGGGAACTCACCCGGATCCCGTACGGCGAGACACGTACGTACGGCCAGCTCGCCGCCGCCCTCGGCAAGCCCAACGCCTCGCGCGCCGTGGGTCTGGCCAACGGGAAGAACCCGGTCGGCATCATCGTGCCCTGCCACCGGGTGATCGGCGCGGACGGCAGCCTGACCGGCTACGGCGGCGGCCTGGAGCGCAAGCGCGGTCTCCTCGACTTCGAGCGGGGCGCCGTGCTGTTCTGA